In Canis lupus dingo isolate Sandy chromosome 12, ASM325472v2, whole genome shotgun sequence, the following proteins share a genomic window:
- the LOC112641787 gene encoding chloride intracellular channel protein 1-like: MLKIKIPSSPSAGRFLVPVATMAEEPPQVELFVTAGSDGAKIGNCPFSQRLFMVLWLKGVTFNVTTVDTKRRTETVQKLCPGGQLPFLPYRTEVHTDTNNIEEVLEAVLCPPRYPKLAALNPESNTAGLDIFAKFSAYIKNSNPALKDNLEKGLLKVLKVLDNYLTSPLPEEGDETSAENEGISQRKFLDGNELTLADCNLLPKLHIVQVVCKKYRGFSIPEVFRGVHRYLHNACAREEFASTCPDDEEIELAYEQVAKALT, encoded by the coding sequence atgttaaaaatcaaaataccGAGTTCCCCCAGCGCCGGCCGCTTCCTGGTCCCCGTCGCAACCATGGCTGAAGAACCACCTCAGGTTGAACTGTTCGTGACGGCCGGCAGTGATGGGGCCAAGATTGGGAACTGCCCCTTCTCCCAGAGACTGTTCATGGTACTCTGGCTCAAAGGAGTCACCTTCAACGTAACCACTGTTGACACCAAGAGGCGGACCGAGACGGTACAGAAGCTGTGCCCAGGAGGGCAGCTCCCTTTCCTTCCCTACCGCACTGAAGTGCACACAGACACCAACAACATTGAGGAGGTTCTGGAGGCAGTGCTGTGCCCTCCCAGGTACCCCAAGCTGGCAGCTCTGAACCCTGAATCCAACACGGCTGGGCTGGACATATTTGCCAAATTTTCTGCTTACATCAAGAATTCAAACCCGGCACTCAAGGATAATCTGGAGAAGGGGCTCCTGAAAGTCTTGAAAGTTTTAGACAATTACTTGACATCCCCCCTCCCAGAAGAAGGGGATGAGACCAGTGCTGAGAATGAGGGCATCTCGCAGAGGAAGTTTCTGGATGGCAATGAGCTCACTCTGGCTGACTGCAACCTCTTGCCAAAACTCCACATAGTACAGGTGGTGTGTAAGAAATACAGGGGATTCTCCATCCCAGAGGTGTTCCGCGGGGTGCATCGGTACTTGCATAATGCCTGTGCTCGGGAAGAGTTTGCCTCCACCTGTCCAGATGATGAGGAGATCGAGCTGGCTTATGAGCAAGTGGCCAAGGCCCTCACGTAA